A genomic segment from Nocardia cyriacigeorgica GUH-2 encodes:
- the kdpA gene encoding potassium-transporting ATPase subunit KdpA, protein MSTTTAGVVFVVSLIVALAVVHVPLGDYMYRVYTGTRHSRIERVIYRVIGVQPEVEQTWPVYARSVLAFSAVGVLLLFGFQLVQGGLPWHLNDPATEMTPALAWNTAVSFVTNTNWQNYSGESTQGHLVQMAGLAVQNFVSAAGGMAVAVALVRGFARRHTGDLGNFWVDLVRGTLRILLPIAFVAAIALIAGGAIQNFQLHDQAAQTLNGSEQTITGGPVASQEVIKELGTNGGGFYNANSAHPFENPATWTNWLEILLILVISCSLPRTFGRMVGSRKQGYAIVAVMGTIALASVALTNLFQLQHHGTVPTAIGASMEGVEQRFGVANSATFAASTTLTSTGAVNSFHDSYTSLGGLMTMFNMQLGEVAPGGVGAGLYSMLILAVITVFVAGLMVGRTPEYLGKKITPREIKLAAAYFLVSPLIVLVGTAIAMAMPGQRASMLNTGPHGFSEVLYAFTSAANNNGSAFAGLTGNTEWYNTALGLAMLFGRFLPIILVLALAGSLARQGVTPASIGTLPTHRPQFVGMVAGVTVILVALTFLPALALGPLAEGIH, encoded by the coding sequence GTGAGTACCACTACCGCGGGGGTCGTGTTCGTCGTTTCCCTGATCGTCGCGCTGGCCGTGGTGCACGTGCCACTGGGCGACTACATGTATCGCGTCTACACCGGCACCCGGCATTCGCGGATCGAGCGCGTGATCTACCGCGTGATCGGTGTGCAGCCGGAGGTCGAGCAGACCTGGCCGGTGTACGCGCGCAGTGTGCTGGCCTTCTCGGCGGTCGGTGTGTTGTTGCTGTTCGGATTTCAGCTGGTCCAGGGTGGTCTGCCCTGGCATCTGAACGATCCGGCCACCGAGATGACGCCGGCGCTGGCCTGGAATACCGCGGTCAGCTTCGTCACCAATACCAACTGGCAGAACTACTCCGGCGAATCCACCCAGGGCCACCTGGTGCAGATGGCGGGCCTGGCCGTGCAGAATTTCGTCTCCGCGGCCGGCGGCATGGCGGTGGCGGTGGCGCTGGTACGCGGGTTCGCCCGCAGGCACACCGGCGATCTCGGCAATTTCTGGGTGGACCTGGTGCGCGGCACACTGCGCATCCTGCTCCCGATCGCGTTCGTCGCGGCGATCGCGCTGATCGCCGGCGGTGCGATCCAGAACTTCCAGCTGCACGATCAGGCGGCGCAGACGCTCAACGGTAGCGAGCAGACCATCACCGGCGGCCCGGTGGCGAGCCAGGAGGTCATCAAGGAACTCGGCACCAACGGCGGCGGCTTCTACAACGCCAATTCCGCGCACCCGTTCGAGAATCCGGCGACCTGGACCAACTGGCTGGAGATCTTGCTGATCCTGGTGATCAGCTGCTCGCTGCCGCGCACCTTCGGGCGCATGGTCGGCAGCCGTAAGCAGGGCTACGCGATCGTGGCGGTGATGGGCACCATCGCGCTCGCGAGTGTGGCGCTGACCAACCTGTTCCAGCTCCAGCACCACGGCACCGTCCCGACCGCGATCGGGGCGTCGATGGAGGGGGTGGAACAGCGCTTCGGCGTGGCGAATTCGGCCACCTTCGCGGCCTCGACCACGCTCACCTCGACCGGTGCGGTGAACTCCTTCCACGATTCCTACACCAGCCTCGGCGGCCTGATGACCATGTTCAACATGCAGCTCGGTGAGGTCGCGCCGGGCGGTGTGGGCGCCGGTCTGTACAGCATGCTCATCCTCGCCGTGATCACGGTGTTCGTGGCGGGGCTGATGGTCGGGCGCACACCGGAATACCTCGGCAAGAAGATCACGCCACGCGAAATCAAGCTGGCCGCGGCGTATTTCCTGGTGAGCCCGCTGATCGTGCTGGTGGGCACGGCGATCGCGATGGCCATGCCGGGTCAGCGCGCGAGCATGCTCAATACCGGCCCGCACGGGTTCTCGGAAGTGCTCTACGCCTTCACTTCCGCCGCCAACAACAACGGCTCGGCCTTCGCCGGCCTCACCGGCAATACCGAGTGGTACAACACCGCGCTCGGGCTGGCCATGCTGTTCGGCCGGTTCCTGCCGATCATTCTCGTTCTCGCGCTGGCCGGTTCACTGGCCCGCCAGGGCGTCACCCCCGCCTCGATCGGCACCCTGCCGACCCATCGCCCGCAGTTCGTCGGGATGGTCGCCGGGGTGACGGTGATCCTGGTCGCGCTCACCTTCCTGCCCGCGCTCGCGCTCGGGCCGCTCGCCGAAGGAATCCACTGA
- a CDS encoding DUF350 domain-containing protein: MTALALDSSYWSSLADGVGAILLYAVVGLVLMVIGFYGIDLTTPGRLRALVSKGRPNAIVVTAAGMISMAFIVVLAIFSAGGRLLEGLIAAAVFGLVGIVAQIVSVRVVEKAIGIDIGAVMHADRFAIEALIVAAAHFALGLVVAFAIL, encoded by the coding sequence ATGACCGCTCTGGCCCTCGATTCGAGCTACTGGAGTTCGCTGGCGGACGGGGTGGGTGCCATCCTCCTCTACGCCGTCGTCGGGCTGGTGCTGATGGTGATCGGCTTCTACGGCATCGACCTGACCACACCCGGGCGGCTGCGGGCGCTGGTGTCCAAGGGCCGGCCCAACGCCATCGTGGTCACCGCGGCCGGGATGATCAGTATGGCCTTCATCGTGGTGCTGGCGATCTTCTCGGCCGGTGGCCGGCTGCTGGAGGGCCTGATCGCGGCGGCGGTCTTCGGGCTGGTCGGCATCGTCGCCCAGATCGTGTCGGTGCGGGTGGTGGAGAAGGCGATCGGCATCGATATCGGCGCGGTCATGCACGCCGACCGGTTCGCCATCGAGGCGTTGATCGTCGCGGCCGCGCACTTCGCGCTGGGTCTGGTCGTCGCGTTCGCCATTCTCTGA
- a CDS encoding acylphosphatase: protein MSASPQQPVRLSAWVHGLVQGVGFRWWTRSRALELGLTGHATNARDGRVHVVAEGSRAECERLLELLRGGDTPGRVTLVVENWEPARGDLNGFEER from the coding sequence ATGTCGGCGAGCCCGCAGCAGCCGGTCCGGCTCAGCGCCTGGGTGCACGGTCTGGTGCAGGGCGTCGGCTTCCGCTGGTGGACCCGTTCGCGCGCACTGGAACTCGGCCTCACCGGGCACGCCACCAATGCCCGCGACGGGCGAGTGCACGTCGTCGCCGAGGGCTCACGGGCCGAGTGCGAACGCCTGCTGGAACTGCTTCGCGGCGGTGATACGCCCGGCCGTGTCACCCTGGTGGTGGAGAACTGGGAGCCCGCGCGCGGCGACCTGAACGGATTCGAGGAACGGTAG
- a CDS encoding response regulator: MTEKKPDAIATKVLVVDDEPQIVRALRINLSVRGYEVFTAGTGTAALRVAADRHPDVVILDLGLPDMDGIEVLAGLRGWTSAPVIVLSARTDSADKVEALDAGADDYVTKPFGMDELLARLRAAVRRGATDGDSGDPVVVTASFTVDLAAKKVTKNGANVHLTPTEWGMLEMLVRHRGKLVGRRELLREVWGPSYATETHYLRVYLAQLRRKLEDDPSRPKHLLTEAGMGYRFQE; this comes from the coding sequence ATGACCGAGAAGAAGCCCGACGCGATCGCCACCAAGGTGCTGGTGGTCGATGACGAACCGCAGATCGTGCGCGCGCTGCGGATCAACCTCTCCGTGCGTGGCTACGAGGTGTTCACCGCGGGCACCGGCACCGCTGCGCTACGGGTGGCTGCCGACCGGCATCCGGACGTGGTGATCCTCGACCTCGGGCTGCCGGATATGGATGGCATCGAGGTACTGGCCGGGCTGCGCGGCTGGACCTCGGCGCCGGTGATCGTGCTCTCGGCGCGCACCGACTCCGCCGACAAGGTCGAGGCCCTCGACGCGGGCGCCGACGACTACGTCACCAAGCCGTTCGGCATGGACGAACTGCTGGCCCGGCTGCGCGCCGCGGTCCGGCGCGGCGCCACCGACGGCGACTCGGGTGATCCGGTGGTGGTGACGGCGTCGTTCACCGTCGACCTCGCCGCGAAGAAGGTCACCAAGAACGGCGCGAACGTGCATCTGACGCCCACCGAATGGGGCATGCTCGAAATGCTGGTGCGCCACCGCGGCAAGCTGGTCGGCCGTCGTGAGCTGCTGCGCGAGGTGTGGGGTCCGTCCTATGCCACCGAAACCCACTACCTGCGCGTCTACCTGGCTCAGCTGCGCCGCAAGCTCGAGGACGACCCGTCGCGGCCCAAACATCTGCTCACCGAAGCCGGCATGGGCTACCGCTTCCAGGAATGA
- the kdpB gene encoding potassium-transporting ATPase subunit KdpB, giving the protein MTTSVTETPGPAPASTATRAVPRGVLDPALLLSALPEALRKLDPRTLWRNPVMLIVEVGAVWSTVLALADPSFFGWAIVVWLWLTVLFANLAEAVAEGRGKAQADTLRKAKTDTVARRLPGWAPGARVTEERVAAPQLRRGDYVVVEAGEVIPGDGDVVEGIASVDESAITGESAPVIRESGGDRSAVTGGTTVLSDRIVVEITQEPGASFIDKMIALVEGASRQKTPNEIALNILLAALTIIFVFAVATLQPMAIFATSNNPGVPDSAALDAHGITGIVLVSLLVCLIPTTIGALLSAIGIAGMDRLVQRNVLAMSGRAVEAAGDVNTLLLDKTGTITLGNRQAADFVALPGISADALADAAQLSSLADETPEGRSIVIFAKQAYGKRERTPGELTDATWVEFTAQTRMSGVDLADGRSLRKGAASAVTEWVRSQGGSVASEVGAIVDGISASGGTPLVVGELAAGQARLLGVVHLKDVVKHGMRERFDEMRRMGIRTVMITGDNPLTAKAIADEAGVDDFLAEATPEDKLALIKKEQDGGRLVAMTGDGTNDAPALAQADVGVAMNTGTSAAKEAGNMVDLDSDPTKLIEIVEIGKQLLITRGALTTFSISNDIAKYFAIIPALFVSLFPGLDALNIMRLASPQSAILSAVIFNALVIVALIPLALRGVKYRPSDASTLLSRNLLVYGLGGIIAPFAGIKLIDLVVHLLPGMS; this is encoded by the coding sequence ATGACGACGTCTGTCACCGAAACACCGGGCCCCGCGCCGGCCTCGACCGCCACACGCGCGGTACCGCGCGGCGTGCTCGATCCCGCGTTGCTGCTGTCCGCGCTGCCCGAGGCACTGCGCAAACTCGATCCGCGCACCCTGTGGCGCAATCCGGTCATGCTGATCGTGGAGGTGGGCGCGGTCTGGTCGACCGTGCTCGCCCTCGCGGACCCGAGCTTCTTCGGCTGGGCCATCGTGGTGTGGTTGTGGCTGACGGTGCTGTTCGCCAATCTCGCCGAAGCCGTCGCCGAGGGCCGCGGTAAGGCGCAGGCCGATACGCTGCGCAAGGCCAAGACCGACACCGTCGCGCGCCGGCTGCCCGGCTGGGCGCCCGGTGCGCGGGTCACCGAGGAGCGCGTCGCCGCACCCCAGCTGCGCCGCGGTGATTACGTCGTGGTCGAGGCGGGTGAGGTGATTCCCGGTGACGGCGATGTGGTCGAAGGCATCGCTTCGGTGGACGAATCGGCCATCACCGGCGAATCCGCGCCCGTCATCCGGGAATCCGGCGGCGACCGATCGGCGGTCACCGGCGGTACCACGGTGCTGTCGGATCGGATCGTCGTCGAGATCACCCAGGAGCCGGGCGCGAGCTTCATCGACAAGATGATCGCGCTGGTCGAGGGCGCGAGCAGGCAGAAGACGCCGAACGAGATCGCGCTGAACATCCTGCTCGCCGCGTTGACGATCATCTTCGTCTTCGCGGTGGCGACCTTGCAGCCGATGGCGATCTTCGCCACATCGAACAACCCCGGCGTGCCCGACAGTGCGGCGCTGGACGCGCACGGTATCACCGGGATCGTGCTGGTGTCGTTGCTGGTGTGCCTGATCCCCACCACCATCGGCGCCTTGCTGTCGGCCATCGGTATCGCGGGCATGGACCGGCTGGTGCAGCGCAATGTGCTGGCGATGTCCGGGCGCGCGGTGGAGGCGGCGGGCGATGTGAACACGCTGCTGCTGGACAAGACCGGCACCATCACCCTCGGCAATCGGCAGGCCGCGGATTTCGTTGCGCTGCCCGGTATCTCCGCCGACGCGCTCGCCGACGCCGCGCAGCTGTCCAGCCTGGCCGACGAGACACCCGAGGGCCGCTCCATCGTCATCTTCGCCAAACAGGCCTACGGCAAACGGGAACGCACCCCCGGTGAACTGACCGACGCGACCTGGGTGGAGTTCACCGCACAGACCCGCATGTCGGGCGTGGATCTCGCCGACGGACGCAGCCTCCGTAAAGGTGCGGCGTCGGCGGTCACCGAATGGGTGCGGTCCCAGGGCGGTTCGGTGGCCAGCGAGGTCGGCGCGATCGTCGACGGCATCTCCGCCTCCGGAGGCACGCCGTTGGTCGTCGGTGAGCTCGCCGCCGGGCAGGCCCGGTTGCTGGGAGTGGTGCATCTGAAGGATGTCGTCAAACACGGCATGCGGGAACGGTTCGACGAAATGCGCCGGATGGGTATCCGCACCGTGATGATCACCGGCGACAATCCGCTCACCGCCAAGGCCATCGCCGACGAGGCCGGCGTGGACGACTTCCTCGCCGAAGCCACGCCCGAAGACAAGTTGGCGCTGATCAAGAAGGAACAGGACGGCGGCAGGCTGGTGGCCATGACCGGCGATGGCACCAATGACGCACCGGCGCTGGCGCAGGCCGACGTGGGCGTGGCCATGAACACCGGCACCTCGGCCGCCAAGGAAGCCGGGAACATGGTCGATCTGGATTCGGATCCGACCAAGTTGATCGAGATCGTGGAGATCGGTAAACAGCTGCTCATCACCCGCGGCGCGCTGACCACCTTCTCCATCTCCAACGACATCGCCAAGTACTTCGCGATAATCCCGGCGCTGTTCGTCTCGCTGTTCCCCGGCCTGGACGCGTTGAACATCATGCGGCTGGCCAGCCCGCAGTCGGCGATCCTGTCGGCGGTCATCTTCAACGCGCTGGTGATCGTCGCGTTGATTCCGCTGGCCCTGCGCGGGGTGAAGTACCGGCCGAGCGACGCCTCCACGTTGTTGAGCCGCAATCTGCTGGTCTACGGCCTCGGCGGCATCATCGCCCCGTTCGCCGGCATCAAACTCATCGACCTCGTGGTCCACCTCCTCCCCGGGATGTCCTGA
- a CDS encoding OsmC family protein, which translates to MAEHTAAPVTGTAAPAGTTASTNNAAPGSTTLWVERTGTRRYTGRSSRGAEVLIGSENVPGVFTPGELLKIALAACSGLSSDFPLSRRLGDNYDATIRVSGAADRENEVYPQLDEVFELDLSELDPEARERLLVTVQRAIDKVCTVGRTLKAGTNVTLSFDIDTAD; encoded by the coding sequence ATGGCTGAACACACCGCCGCACCCGTGACCGGCACCGCCGCCCCCGCGGGCACCACCGCATCCACGAACAACGCCGCACCCGGATCGACCACCCTGTGGGTCGAGCGCACCGGCACCCGGCGCTACACCGGGCGCAGCTCGCGCGGCGCCGAGGTGTTGATCGGATCGGAGAACGTACCCGGCGTGTTCACCCCCGGCGAGCTGCTCAAGATCGCGCTGGCCGCCTGCTCCGGGCTCAGCTCGGACTTCCCGCTCTCGCGTCGTCTCGGCGACAACTACGACGCCACCATCCGCGTCTCCGGCGCCGCCGACCGGGAGAACGAGGTCTACCCGCAGCTCGACGAGGTCTTCGAACTCGACCTCAGCGAACTGGACCCCGAAGCCCGCGAGCGACTACTGGTCACCGTGCAGCGCGCCATCGACAAGGTGTGCACCGTCGGCCGCACCCTGAAGGCCGGCACCAACGTCACGCTGTCGTTCGACATCGACACCGCCGACTGA
- a CDS encoding glutathionylspermidine synthase family protein, which translates to MRRVRDTPRPGWQQITEDQGLVYGAPGRDASGNPRPYWDESVHYEFEMDEILALEADVELLHSMCLNAVEHIVLTERFADFGLPEWSWGPIAESWRRGDPYIYGRFDLRYDARRPAKLLEYNADTPTSLLEAAIVQWHWLTDRYPGGDQWNSLHEKLVQRWTELRGALPGTHLHFTWSGADATGEDNVTTAYMQETAAEAGFDTIALPIEEVGYDTELDRFVDLAEAPIESIFKLYPWEWVLDDEFGKRVVDSLPETAWIEPLWKTLLSNKAILAVLWEMYPGHPNLLPAYLDRPNELTEYIRKPKLGREGANMTIVGAGLETATGGVYGEEGYVYQLLDPLPVFDDMRPVLGAWVVGGEAGGLGIRETAGLITDDGAAFVPHQIRTE; encoded by the coding sequence ATGCGGCGGGTCCGCGACACCCCGCGGCCGGGCTGGCAGCAGATCACCGAGGACCAGGGCCTGGTCTACGGCGCGCCCGGCCGCGACGCCAGCGGCAATCCGCGACCGTACTGGGACGAGTCGGTGCACTACGAGTTCGAGATGGATGAAATTCTCGCCCTCGAAGCCGATGTCGAACTGCTGCATTCGATGTGCCTGAATGCCGTCGAACACATCGTGCTCACCGAGCGTTTCGCGGATTTCGGTCTGCCCGAATGGAGTTGGGGTCCGATCGCCGAATCCTGGCGGCGCGGCGACCCGTATATCTACGGCCGATTCGATCTGCGCTATGACGCGCGGCGCCCGGCCAAACTCCTCGAATACAACGCCGACACACCGACCTCGCTGCTGGAAGCGGCGATCGTGCAGTGGCATTGGCTCACCGACCGCTACCCCGGTGGGGATCAATGGAATTCGCTGCACGAAAAGCTGGTGCAGCGCTGGACCGAGTTGCGCGGCGCACTGCCGGGAACCCATCTGCACTTCACCTGGTCCGGCGCCGACGCCACCGGCGAGGACAACGTCACCACCGCCTACATGCAGGAAACCGCCGCCGAGGCCGGTTTCGACACCATCGCGCTGCCCATCGAGGAAGTCGGCTACGACACCGAACTGGATCGGTTCGTGGATCTGGCCGAGGCGCCGATCGAGTCGATTTTCAAGCTGTATCCGTGGGAATGGGTGCTCGACGACGAATTCGGCAAACGGGTAGTCGATTCACTGCCCGAGACCGCCTGGATCGAACCGCTGTGGAAGACCCTGCTCAGCAACAAGGCGATCCTGGCCGTGCTGTGGGAAATGTATCCCGGGCACCCGAATCTGCTGCCCGCCTACCTCGATCGGCCGAATGAGCTCACCGAATACATCCGCAAACCCAAACTCGGCCGCGAAGGCGCCAATATGACCATCGTCGGCGCCGGCCTGGAAACCGCCACCGGCGGCGTGTACGGCGAGGAGGGCTACGTCTACCAGCTGCTCGACCCGCTGCCCGTCTTCGACGATATGCGTCCGGTGCTGGGGGCCTGGGTGGTCGGCGGCGAAGCCGGCGGGCTCGGCATCCGGGAGACCGCGGGCCTGATCACCGACGACGGCGCCGCCTTCGTACCGCACCAGATTCGCACCGAATAG
- a CDS encoding DUF1707 SHOCT-like domain-containing protein, whose translation MDISPGTRASDAERAQTAELLSRHLADGRLDLAEYDQRVAKVWATTTRDDLALVLSDLPKLPKVRADKPQRPRIPLWQRIEAASWVSVSVLVLVIWGTISLAAGEFTYPWPIWVIGPWGAVLAFRALTGFESGRSCRSA comes from the coding sequence ATGGACATCTCGCCGGGTACCCGCGCTTCCGACGCCGAACGCGCCCAGACCGCGGAGCTGCTGAGCCGCCATCTCGCCGACGGCCGCCTCGATCTCGCCGAGTACGACCAGCGCGTGGCCAAAGTCTGGGCCACCACCACTCGCGACGATCTCGCGCTGGTGCTGTCGGACCTGCCGAAATTGCCGAAGGTGCGCGCCGACAAGCCGCAGCGCCCGCGCATTCCCCTCTGGCAGCGCATCGAGGCGGCCTCCTGGGTGTCGGTCAGTGTGCTGGTGCTGGTCATCTGGGGCACCATCTCGCTGGCCGCCGGCGAATTCACCTATCCGTGGCCGATCTGGGTGATCGGCCCGTGGGGTGCGGTGCTGGCCTTCCGTGCGCTCACCGGGTTCGAATCCGGGCGGTCCTGCCGTTCGGCCTGA
- a CDS encoding sensor histidine kinase, whose protein sequence is MKRGHLRIYLGAAPGVGKTYAMLGEAHRRLERGRDVVAAVVETHGRAKTAALLDGIERIPPKVIEYRGTAFQELDVAAVLRREPAVVLVDELAHTNAPGSKNEKRWQDIEELLDAGIDVISTVNVQHLESLNDVVEQITGIQQRETVPDAVVRAAEQIELVDITPEALRRRMSHGNVYAADKVDAALRNYFRPGNLTALRELALLWLADQVDAALAKYRADHRITDLWEARERVVVAVTGGPESETIVRRARRIATKSSAELVVVHVVRGDGLAGVSTARLTRLRELAAGLDASLHTVTGEDVPAALLEFAREVNATQLVLGTSRRSRWARIFDEGIGSAVVQQSGKIDVHMVTHEEANRRRSWPSLRRPVWAWVAALVVPVLVCAIGAWFLDGALELGGLSAMFFVAVVLVSLLGGVLPAAISALLSGVLLNWFFAEPRYSLTVAEPDSIFTIAVLLIVAVAMAALVDRAAARSRQARKASRQAELLTVFAGAVLHGADLPKLLEQVRETYGMRAVALVAGEDVLAAVGAEPPCRPGDADTTIEAGDTVHRLLLAGHPLDPGDRPVLTAVANQAVGLVRQARLAEEAGAAAALLEADRLRRALLSAVSHDLRTPLAGAKAAVSSLRSDDVEFSPEDTAELLETVEESVDQLTALVGNLLDSSRLAVGVVSPQLRQVYLDEVVHRALVGVGMGARGLRRAAMDRVEVDVDALSVRADGGLLERVLANLIDNALRHSTPGTPIRITAERDGGKVAIAVVDIGPGIPAGAEEQLFEPFQRLGDRDNSTGVGLGLSVVRGFVEAMGGTVHAEPTPGGGLTMLVELPAGADAAPPRDSDESGEGPATMDSAGSSRGDDPAQGPDRAGVT, encoded by the coding sequence GTGAAGCGCGGGCATCTGCGGATCTACCTGGGCGCCGCGCCAGGAGTCGGCAAGACCTACGCCATGCTCGGCGAGGCGCACCGGCGGCTGGAACGCGGCCGCGATGTGGTGGCCGCCGTCGTCGAAACCCATGGCCGCGCCAAGACCGCCGCGCTGCTCGACGGTATCGAGCGCATTCCACCGAAGGTCATCGAATACCGCGGCACAGCATTCCAGGAACTGGACGTCGCCGCGGTGCTGCGACGCGAACCCGCCGTGGTGCTGGTCGACGAGCTGGCCCACACCAACGCGCCGGGCAGTAAGAACGAGAAGCGCTGGCAGGACATCGAGGAGCTGCTCGATGCCGGCATCGACGTGATCTCCACCGTCAATGTCCAGCACCTGGAAAGCCTCAACGACGTGGTCGAGCAGATCACCGGCATCCAGCAGCGCGAAACCGTGCCCGACGCAGTGGTACGTGCCGCCGAGCAGATCGAACTGGTCGACATCACCCCGGAGGCGCTGCGGCGCCGGATGTCGCACGGCAATGTCTACGCCGCCGACAAGGTCGACGCGGCGCTGCGCAACTATTTCCGGCCCGGCAATCTCACCGCGCTGCGTGAACTGGCGCTGCTGTGGCTGGCCGACCAGGTCGACGCCGCCCTGGCCAAATACCGCGCCGACCACCGGATCACCGACCTGTGGGAGGCCCGGGAACGGGTCGTGGTGGCGGTGACCGGTGGGCCGGAATCAGAGACCATCGTGCGCCGGGCCCGCCGCATCGCGACCAAGTCCAGCGCCGAGCTCGTCGTCGTGCACGTGGTGCGCGGCGACGGCCTGGCCGGGGTGTCCACCGCACGATTGACCCGGTTGCGCGAACTCGCGGCCGGCCTGGACGCCTCGCTGCACACCGTGACCGGCGAGGACGTGCCCGCGGCCCTGCTGGAATTCGCCCGCGAGGTCAATGCCACCCAGCTGGTGCTCGGCACTTCCCGGCGCTCGCGCTGGGCGCGCATCTTCGACGAGGGCATCGGCTCGGCGGTGGTGCAGCAGTCGGGCAAGATCGACGTCCACATGGTCACCCACGAGGAAGCCAACCGGCGCAGGTCATGGCCGTCGCTGCGGCGGCCGGTCTGGGCGTGGGTGGCGGCGCTGGTGGTGCCGGTGCTGGTCTGCGCGATCGGCGCCTGGTTCCTCGACGGCGCGCTCGAGTTGGGCGGGCTCAGTGCGATGTTCTTCGTCGCGGTGGTGCTGGTGTCGCTGCTCGGCGGCGTGCTGCCCGCGGCCATCTCGGCGCTGCTGTCGGGGGTGCTGCTGAACTGGTTCTTCGCCGAACCGCGCTACAGCCTCACCGTCGCCGAACCCGACAGCATCTTCACCATCGCGGTTTTGCTCATCGTCGCGGTGGCCATGGCCGCGCTGGTCGACCGGGCCGCCGCGCGTAGCAGGCAGGCGCGCAAGGCCTCCCGGCAAGCCGAACTGCTGACCGTCTTCGCGGGCGCGGTGTTGCACGGCGCCGATCTGCCCAAACTGCTCGAACAGGTCCGCGAAACCTACGGTATGCGGGCGGTGGCGCTGGTCGCGGGGGAGGACGTGCTGGCTGCCGTTGGCGCCGAACCGCCGTGCCGACCCGGCGACGCCGACACGACGATCGAGGCGGGCGACACGGTGCACCGGCTGCTGCTGGCGGGCCACCCACTCGACCCCGGGGACCGTCCGGTGCTGACCGCGGTGGCCAATCAGGCCGTCGGGCTGGTGCGGCAGGCCCGGCTGGCCGAGGAAGCCGGCGCCGCGGCCGCACTGCTGGAGGCCGACCGGCTCCGGCGGGCGTTGCTGTCGGCCGTCAGCCATGATCTGCGCACCCCGCTGGCCGGGGCGAAAGCCGCCGTGTCGAGCCTGCGCAGCGACGACGTCGAATTCTCGCCCGAGGACACCGCCGAACTGCTGGAGACGGTGGAGGAATCGGTGGATCAGCTCACCGCGCTGGTCGGCAATCTGCTCGATTCCTCGCGGCTGGCGGTCGGGGTGGTGTCGCCGCAGCTGCGGCAGGTCTACCTCGATGAAGTGGTGCATCGTGCCTTGGTCGGCGTCGGCATGGGTGCGCGCGGGCTGCGCCGGGCGGCGATGGACCGGGTGGAGGTCGACGTGGATGCTCTGTCGGTGCGCGCCGACGGTGGGCTGCTCGAACGAGTCCTGGCCAACCTCATCGACAACGCACTACGTCACTCCACCCCGGGCACCCCGATCCGGATCACCGCCGAACGCGACGGCGGCAAGGTCGCCATCGCGGTGGTCGATATCGGGCCCGGTATCCCGGCCGGCGCCGAAGAGCAGCTGTTCGAGCCGTTCCAGCGGCTCGGCGACCGGGACAACAGCACCGGCGTCGGACTCGGCCTGTCGGTGGTGCGCGGGTTCGTCGAAGCGATGGGCGGCACCGTGCACGCCGAACCGACGCCCGGCGGCGGGCTGACGATGCTCGTCGAGCTACCCGCTGGCGCGGACGCGGCGCCACCGCGCGACAGCGACGAATCCGGGGAAGGCCCCGCCACAATGGATTCGGCGGGCTCCTCGCGCGGCGATGACCCGGCCCAGGGCCCCGACCGCGCGGGAGTGACATGA
- a CDS encoding potassium-transporting ATPase subunit F, which yields MIANLVGLVLAVAVAGFMVAALLFPERF from the coding sequence GTGATCGCCAATCTCGTCGGCCTGGTGCTCGCTGTCGCGGTGGCCGGGTTCATGGTGGCCGCGCTGCTGTTCCCGGAGAGGTTCTAG